One segment of Chionomys nivalis chromosome 1, mChiNiv1.1, whole genome shotgun sequence DNA contains the following:
- the Dnajb8 gene encoding dnaJ homolog subfamily B member 8 — MANYYEVLGVKSSASPEDIKKAYRKLALRWHPDKNPDNKEEAEKKFKQVSEAYEVLSDSKKRSVYDRAGCDSWRPGGGGNVPHGSPFGAGYPFRNPEDIFREFFGGMDPFSFDFWDTPFSDRGRPHGFRGAFSSGFGEFPAFMEAFSSFDSLGRGGGSRATFSSTSIGGSGSGNSGFKSVMSSTEIVNGRKVTTKRIVENGQERVEVEEDGKLRSVTVNGKEKLMRVDSK, encoded by the coding sequence ATGGCCAACTACTATGAGGTGTTAGGGGTAAAGTCCAGTGCCTCCCCTGAGGACATCAAGAAGGCATATCGGAAGCTGGCTCTGCGTTGGCACCCCGACAAGAACCCCGACAACAAGGAGGAGGCTGAGAAGAAGTTCAAGCAGGTGTCTGAGGCCTATGAGGTCTTGTCGGACTCTAAGAAGCGCTCTGTGTATGACCGGGCAGGCTGTGACAGCTGGAGGCCTGGTGGCGGTGGCAATGTCCCTCATGGCAGTCCCTTTGGCGCTGGCTATCCCTTCCGCAATCCGGAGGATATCTTCCGCGAGTTCTTTGGGGGAATGGACCCTTTCTCCTTTGATTTCTGGGACACCCCATTCAGTGACCGTGGCCGGCCCCACGGTTTCCGTGGGGCCTTCTCTTCGGGCTTCGGTGAGTTCCCGGCGTTCATGGAGGCCTTCTCGTCCTTTGATAGCCTGGGCCGTGGTGGGGGCAGCCGCGCCACCTTCTCGTCCACTTCCATCGGTGGCTCCGGTTCAGGCAACTCAGGGTTCAAGTCAGTGATGTCATCCACGGAGATCGTGAATGGCCGCAAGGTGACCACCAAGCGCATTGTTGAGAATGGCCAGGAACGTGTGGAGGTGGAAGAGGATGGGAAGCTCCGGTCAGTAACCGTCAATGGCAAGGAGAAGCTCATGCGGGTGGACAGCAAGTGA